The Kineothrix sp. MB12-C1 genome includes a window with the following:
- the rffA gene encoding dTDP-4-amino-4,6-dideoxygalactose transaminase, translated as MINFNVPPFTGKEMEYMRQAVENQKICGDGEFTHKCNEWIEEKTKTKKCLLTTSCTHALELSALLAEIKEGDEVIMPSFTFVSTADAFVLRGAKVVFVDIRPDTMNIDENLIEEAITGKTRAIAVVHYAGVSCEMDKIMEIAGKYNLIVVEDAAQGIMSSYKGQALGTIGDFGCFSFHETKNYSMGEGGAILIKDEKYIEDAEILREKGTDRSKYFRGQVDKYRWMNYGSSYLPSDMNAAYLYAQLELAEEINDIRLARWQQYYNNLQELEEAGKIELPVIPENCIQNGHMFYLKTKDMVERTALISFLKENGILAVFHYVPLHSAPAGLKFGRFHGEDNYTTKESERLLRLPMFYKLTEQEVEYITGKVKEFYGA; from the coding sequence ATGATTAATTTCAATGTACCTCCATTTACAGGAAAAGAAATGGAATATATGCGTCAAGCGGTAGAAAATCAGAAGATATGCGGTGACGGTGAATTCACACATAAGTGTAACGAGTGGATTGAGGAAAAGACGAAGACAAAGAAGTGCCTTTTGACGACTTCATGTACGCATGCGTTGGAGTTATCGGCGCTTCTTGCGGAAATTAAGGAAGGCGATGAAGTGATTATGCCTTCGTTTACCTTCGTATCAACTGCAGATGCTTTCGTGCTTCGTGGGGCGAAGGTAGTATTTGTGGATATTCGGCCTGATACGATGAATATCGATGAGAATCTGATAGAGGAAGCGATTACAGGTAAGACAAGAGCTATTGCAGTGGTACATTATGCTGGCGTCTCCTGTGAGATGGACAAGATTATGGAGATTGCGGGAAAGTATAACTTAATCGTGGTTGAAGATGCGGCGCAAGGAATTATGTCTTCTTATAAAGGGCAGGCACTCGGTACCATCGGAGATTTCGGCTGCTTCAGCTTCCATGAAACGAAGAATTATAGTATGGGAGAAGGCGGTGCTATTCTAATCAAAGATGAGAAATATATTGAAGATGCTGAGATTCTCAGGGAGAAGGGGACTGACAGAAGCAAGTATTTCAGGGGACAGGTGGATAAGTACCGCTGGATGAATTATGGTTCCTCTTATCTTCCAAGCGATATGAATGCGGCATACCTATATGCTCAGCTTGAATTGGCAGAAGAGATCAACGATATCCGTCTTGCCAGATGGCAGCAGTATTATAATAACCTTCAGGAGCTTGAAGAAGCTGGGAAAATTGAACTTCCGGTCATACCGGAGAATTGTATTCAAAATGGACATATGTTCTATCTGAAAACGAAGGATATGGTAGAGAGGACAGCTCTCATCAGCTTTTTAAAAGAGAACGGGATTCTCGCAGTATTTCATTATGTGCCGCTCCATTCGGCACCTGCAGGGTTGAAATTTGGCCGTTTTCATGGTGAGGATAACTATACGACAAAAGAAAGTGAACGCCTGTTACGGCTTCCGATGTTCTACAAGTTGACGGAGCAGGAAGTCGAATATATTACCGGTAAGGTAAAGGAATTCTATGGTGCTTAG
- the pseH gene encoding UDP-4-amino-4,6-dideoxy-N-acetyl-beta-L-altrosamine N-acetyltransferase encodes MQVRTIIGQHTLLRPMTYEDTELIIKWRNNEQVRKNFIYRETFTPEGHERWIKSMIETGKAVQFILCIKNSMRPIGSVYFRDIDKDKKEAEYGIFIGEDDASGKGYGTEAAHLAVEYAFGELGLKRLVLRVFADNKAAVASYSKAGFVQESVLKDVECSDGEKKDMYFMSMEGASIQLVSFVIPCYRSEQTISKVVDEITMTIDELNEEIRRYDYEIILVDDYSPDETYEVIKGLCEKNKKIKGMNLARNFGQHAALMAGFHHVKGDIVICLDDDGQTPANEMGKLLEEINKGSDVVYARYNHKRHSLFRNFGSRVNEEMARIMLGKPRDIYVSSYFAAKRFIVEEMKRYTHSYPYVIGLVLRTTKRISNVTVHHREREIGTSGYTLRKLFGLWFNGFTAFSVKPLRIATGIGCVLASMGFLYGIYTVVKKFVNPDVPMGFSSMMSAVVFLGGMIMLMLGLIGEYIGRMYISMNNSPQFVVREMVNEDE; translated from the coding sequence ATGCAAGTGAGGACAATAATCGGACAACATACATTATTAAGACCGATGACTTATGAAGATACAGAACTAATCATAAAGTGGAGGAATAACGAACAGGTCAGGAAGAACTTTATTTATAGGGAAACCTTCACGCCTGAAGGGCATGAGCGTTGGATTAAGTCCATGATAGAGACGGGAAAAGCGGTACAATTCATTCTTTGCATAAAAAACAGCATGCGTCCTATTGGAAGTGTATATTTCCGAGATATCGATAAGGATAAGAAAGAAGCTGAATATGGTATCTTTATTGGCGAGGATGATGCTTCCGGTAAAGGCTATGGAACAGAGGCGGCCCATTTGGCGGTGGAATATGCTTTTGGTGAGCTCGGGCTTAAGCGGCTGGTGCTTCGTGTATTTGCCGATAATAAAGCTGCAGTTGCAAGCTACAGTAAAGCAGGTTTTGTACAAGAGAGTGTACTAAAAGATGTGGAGTGCTCGGACGGGGAGAAGAAGGATATGTATTTCATGTCGATGGAAGGTGCAAGTATCCAATTAGTTAGTTTTGTAATACCTTGTTACCGCTCGGAACAGACAATTTCCAAGGTGGTTGATGAAATTACAATGACAATAGACGAATTAAATGAGGAAATAAGGCGGTACGATTATGAAATTATTCTCGTAGATGATTATTCGCCGGATGAAACCTATGAAGTGATTAAAGGTCTATGTGAAAAAAATAAAAAAATAAAGGGCATGAACTTAGCCAGAAACTTCGGACAGCATGCAGCGCTTATGGCAGGATTCCATCATGTAAAGGGAGACATTGTTATCTGCCTGGATGATGACGGACAGACGCCCGCCAATGAAATGGGCAAGCTGCTCGAGGAGATAAATAAAGGCTCTGATGTGGTATATGCCAGATATAATCACAAGAGACATTCTTTGTTTCGTAATTTCGGAAGCCGGGTCAATGAAGAAATGGCGAGGATAATGCTCGGCAAACCGAGAGATATATATGTTTCCAGCTATTTTGCGGCCAAAAGATTTATCGTAGAAGAAATGAAGCGTTATACCCATTCTTACCCTTATGTGATAGGGCTGGTGTTGCGAACCACGAAGCGCATCAGTAATGTAACGGTACATCATAGGGAGCGGGAGATCGGTACTTCCGGTTATACCCTTAGAAAGTTATTCGGATTGTGGTTTAATGGGTTCACAGCTTTTAGTGTAAAACCCCTTAGAATTGCTACGGGAATAGGATGTGTGTTGGCTTCCATGGGATTTCTGTATGGCATTTATACAGTGGTTAAGAAATTTGTGAATCCGGATGTTCCGATGGGATTCAGTTCGATGATGTCAGCGGTAGTATTTCTCGGAGGAATGATTATGCTTATGCTCGGACTCATAGGCGAATATATAGGAAGAATGTATATCTCCATGAATAATTCACCTCAGTTCGTAGTGCGGGAAATGGTAAATGAAGATGAATAA
- a CDS encoding DUF6020 family protein yields the protein MNNQEGVQATKAKIICAALALLGVWCLPSMLNLKGNGLAVSNSYFSVLLWMGCSYLLFRTFPYKEVGEIKENRVKVWVTASFLAFLLSICLAFGAQLDAVENVNFKSAFMWISIIVWTVIGSIWISAAWAWLGSRAERRKDAYKKGEESLGQKKLWHRWYAKWKGLSSRQRAVLMMLFFFLCWIPVFLAVYPGFFVYDAQDELIQVQTRNFSTHHPLFHVLLLGGTVLAGHKMTGSYNVGIAAYTLFQMFLMSGVFTYTIFYMEKRGVQLLLRVASILYFAFFPVIVMFTLCSAKDGIFTAAMLLLLLFMADMVREKEQFFSSRKSMLAFGVSAFVMMSFRHNGMYAFLVMVPILLFYMKGYRKKLIYLLGSIFVVYFLSAAALTGLLSAKSSGNQEMLTVPIQQLARVYTYDKESFEEEELAVLYEVLPEEALRFYTAKVSDGVKRWFDNEAYDANPGRYRMLWAKIGIRHPFTYLNAWLMTSYGFWYPDTVIDVYRGNEVFTFIYEDSSFFGYEVEQPGVRESKLPVLSEWYRKLSLEVTQQKVPVVSMLFSPGFLFWVFLFAFGYVYVRKRYDLLLPFLMVLLLWLTVILGPTYLPRYVLILWFALPATVAVLVN from the coding sequence ATGAATAATCAAGAAGGAGTGCAAGCTACGAAGGCTAAAATAATATGTGCCGCATTGGCGCTGCTTGGAGTGTGGTGCCTGCCTTCTATGCTGAATCTTAAGGGAAATGGGCTCGCTGTTAGCAATAGTTATTTTAGCGTTTTGCTGTGGATGGGATGTTCCTATTTACTTTTTCGAACGTTTCCCTATAAAGAAGTGGGAGAAATAAAGGAGAATAGAGTTAAAGTATGGGTAACAGCATCCTTTTTAGCATTTTTACTTTCTATTTGCCTTGCCTTCGGCGCACAGCTCGATGCGGTGGAAAACGTAAACTTTAAGAGCGCCTTTATGTGGATATCTATAATTGTCTGGACGGTTATCGGATCAATTTGGATATCGGCCGCTTGGGCATGGCTAGGCAGCCGTGCCGAAAGAAGAAAGGATGCTTATAAAAAGGGTGAAGAATCTTTAGGGCAAAAGAAACTATGGCATAGATGGTATGCCAAATGGAAGGGGTTATCCTCCCGGCAACGGGCTGTGCTTATGATGCTTTTCTTTTTTCTTTGTTGGATACCGGTATTTTTGGCGGTATATCCGGGGTTTTTCGTATATGATGCCCAGGATGAGCTCATACAGGTACAGACAAGGAATTTCTCGACACACCACCCGCTTTTCCACGTATTGTTACTGGGAGGAACGGTTCTGGCAGGGCATAAAATGACAGGTTCCTATAATGTAGGGATTGCAGCCTATACTTTGTTCCAGATGTTCTTAATGTCGGGCGTATTTACTTATACTATTTTTTATATGGAAAAACGCGGTGTTCAGCTCCTGCTCCGAGTGGCATCTATTCTTTATTTTGCTTTCTTTCCTGTAATTGTTATGTTCACACTTTGTTCGGCTAAGGATGGAATTTTTACGGCGGCGATGCTCTTATTGCTTCTTTTTATGGCAGATATGGTAAGAGAAAAGGAGCAGTTTTTTTCTTCCCGGAAAAGCATGCTGGCTTTTGGAGTAAGTGCTTTTGTGATGATGTCCTTTCGTCATAACGGCATGTATGCTTTTCTCGTAATGGTGCCGATCCTTTTGTTTTACATGAAAGGATACCGGAAGAAGCTCATTTATCTGTTGGGAAGTATCTTTGTCGTTTACTTTCTTTCCGCTGCGGCACTTACCGGTCTTTTATCGGCGAAGTCTTCCGGTAACCAAGAAATGCTTACCGTACCGATTCAACAGTTGGCTAGAGTATATACCTATGATAAAGAAAGTTTTGAGGAAGAAGAACTTGCAGTATTATACGAAGTTTTGCCTGAGGAAGCGTTAAGATTTTATACGGCCAAGGTATCGGATGGGGTGAAGAGATGGTTTGATAACGAAGCATATGATGCGAATCCGGGAAGATACAGGATGCTTTGGGCAAAGATAGGAATAAGACATCCTTTTACCTACTTGAATGCGTGGCTGATGACCTCTTATGGTTTCTGGTATCCGGATACGGTAATCGATGTCTACCGGGGCAATGAAGTATTTACCTTTATTTATGAAGACAGTTCTTTTTTCGGTTATGAGGTGGAACAGCCCGGAGTAAGGGAAAGTAAGCTGCCGGTATTGAGTGAATGGTATCGCAAGCTATCTTTAGAGGTGACGCAGCAGAAGGTGCCGGTGGTATCCATGTTATTTTCACCAGGTTTTCTTTTCTGGGTATTTCTCTTTGCTTTTGGTTATGTGTATGTTAGAAAAAGGTATGATTTACTCCTTCCTTTTCTTATGGTTCTGCTCTTGTGGCTGACGGTAATTCTGGGACCCACGTATCTGCCGCGTTATGTGTTGATTCTTTGGTTCGCGCTTCCGGCAACCGTCGCAGTTCTTGTAAACTAA
- a CDS encoding polysaccharide biosynthesis protein: protein MKRDRKPFNIKLFYRRTSLIIYDIISIIFASYMALLMRYEFRMNELPSHFLDPITRFLPINILLTLLIFYFFRLYHSLWAFAGEAELQNVVISCVISALLNSVGLQFVKTVTQPVPKSYYFLYMFVLISMIFVSRFSYRFLRSQKHKQQNKKNGISVMVIGAGEAANVIIKEIVNSNFSTMVIRCIIDDDKGKWGRYIQGIKVVGGRDKIVESADIYDIDEIIVAMPSISRSELRKILEICKETNCKLRSLPGMYQLVNGEVNVSKLRDIEVEDLLGREPISVDIDSILGYVQDQTVLVTGGGGSIGSELCRQIAHHKPKQLIILDIYENSVYDVQQELKTKYPSLDLVVLIASVRNTNRIHWIFEHYKPDIVYHAAAHKHVPLMEDSPNEAVKNNVFGTWKTAQAAAFHGAKKFVLISTDKAVNPTNIMGASKRICEMIIQTFNNHYETEFVAVRFGNVLGSNGSVIPLFRNQIMKGGPVTVTHPDIIRYFMTIPEAVSLVLQAGAYAKGGEIFVLDMGEPVRILDLAENLIRLSGYRVGEDIKIEFTGLRPGEKLYEELLMEEEGLKETANKLIHIGNPIELDEMKFFGQLKRLKEESRAEVADIRPLVKEIVSTYHYDTRVKRSCDSCVHEET, encoded by the coding sequence ATGAAAAGAGATAGAAAGCCTTTTAATATAAAATTATTTTATAGAAGAACGAGCCTGATTATCTACGATATTATCAGTATCATTTTTGCCAGCTATATGGCACTACTGATGCGTTATGAATTTCGCATGAATGAGCTCCCTTCCCACTTTCTCGATCCGATTACGAGATTTCTTCCGATCAATATACTGCTTACGTTGCTCATATTCTATTTTTTCCGTCTTTACCATAGTTTATGGGCATTTGCGGGAGAGGCAGAGCTGCAAAATGTGGTGATATCCTGCGTGATATCCGCATTATTAAATAGTGTAGGTCTTCAATTTGTTAAGACGGTCACCCAACCGGTACCTAAAAGTTATTATTTTCTCTATATGTTCGTGCTGATCAGCATGATTTTCGTTAGCCGTTTCTCGTATCGCTTCTTGCGAAGCCAGAAGCATAAGCAACAGAATAAGAAAAATGGTATCTCGGTTATGGTAATCGGCGCCGGTGAGGCAGCAAATGTAATTATCAAAGAAATTGTTAACAGTAATTTCAGTACGATGGTCATTCGTTGTATTATCGATGATGATAAGGGAAAATGGGGAAGATATATTCAAGGAATCAAAGTGGTGGGAGGCAGGGATAAGATTGTCGAATCTGCTGATATTTATGATATCGATGAAATTATTGTAGCGATGCCCTCTATTTCCCGTTCGGAACTTCGTAAGATTCTAGAGATATGCAAGGAAACGAATTGTAAACTGCGTTCCCTTCCCGGTATGTATCAGCTGGTGAACGGAGAAGTGAATGTCAGTAAGCTCAGGGACATCGAGGTAGAAGATCTGCTTGGAAGAGAGCCGATCAGTGTGGATATAGACTCTATCCTCGGCTACGTGCAGGATCAAACGGTGCTCGTGACAGGCGGCGGCGGCTCTATTGGCAGCGAGCTATGCAGGCAGATTGCCCATCATAAGCCGAAGCAGTTAATTATTCTGGATATTTATGAAAACAGCGTATATGATGTACAGCAGGAGCTAAAAACAAAATACCCTTCTTTAGATTTGGTAGTTCTTATCGCTTCTGTTCGCAACACGAATAGAATCCATTGGATCTTTGAACATTATAAGCCGGATATCGTCTACCACGCGGCGGCTCATAAGCATGTTCCCTTAATGGAAGACAGCCCGAATGAGGCAGTGAAAAACAATGTATTCGGCACATGGAAGACAGCGCAGGCAGCGGCTTTTCATGGTGCGAAGAAGTTTGTTCTGATTTCCACAGATAAGGCAGTTAACCCGACGAATATCATGGGGGCGAGTAAGCGCATCTGTGAGATGATCATTCAGACATTTAACAACCATTACGAAACAGAGTTCGTTGCGGTACGATTCGGCAACGTACTTGGCAGCAATGGCAGCGTAATTCCTCTGTTTCGCAATCAGATTATGAAAGGGGGACCGGTGACGGTGACCCATCCTGATATTATCCGTTATTTTATGACGATACCCGAGGCGGTATCCCTCGTACTTCAGGCAGGCGCTTATGCGAAAGGCGGGGAAATCTTCGTACTCGATATGGGGGAACCTGTAAGGATTCTCGATCTTGCGGAAAATTTGATTCGGCTGTCCGGTTACCGGGTGGGCGAGGATATTAAGATAGAATTTACCGGACTTCGTCCCGGCGAGAAGCTGTATGAAGAGCTTCTAATGGAGGAAGAGGGGCTGAAAGAAACGGCAAATAAGTTGATCCATATCGGAAATCCGATAGAACTGGATGAGATGAAGTTCTTTGGACAGCTCAAGAGGCTGAAAGAAGAGTCAAGAGCAGAAGTAGCGGACATCAGACCACTAGTGAAGGAAATTGTGTCTACCTATCATTATGATACCAGGGTCAAAAGGTCATGTGATTCATGCGTGCATGAAGAAACATGA
- a CDS encoding aminotransferase class I/II-fold pyridoxal phosphate-dependent enzyme has protein sequence MEKKRLYLSSPTMHGKEQEFVKEAFDTNWVAPLGPNVNNFEKELAEYVGSPHAAALSSGTAAIHLALRLLGVQSGDIVFAPTLTFSASCNPIVYENATPVFIDSETETWNMSPEALRRAYEKYPAPKAVIVVHLYGTPAKLDEIMAICKEHGTPVIEDAAESLSSTYKGRHTGTIGQFGIYSFNGNKIITTSGGGMLVSEDASLIEKARFLSTQARDAARHYQHSQIGFNYRMSNVIAGIGRGQLLALEEHKALKKEIYQTYKDAFADIPEITMNPLNVDGDANCWLSCMTIAESSTVTPNQVMDALEAENIECRPIWKPMHLQPVFHECDFMTDKGSGEFSSVSEDIFNRGLCLPSDIKNTQEDMDRIIRIVRNQILGADV, from the coding sequence ATGGAAAAGAAAAGATTGTACTTATCCTCTCCGACCATGCATGGAAAGGAGCAGGAGTTTGTCAAGGAGGCATTCGATACGAATTGGGTGGCCCCTCTTGGACCGAATGTAAATAACTTCGAGAAAGAGCTGGCAGAATATGTAGGAAGTCCTCATGCGGCGGCGTTAAGTTCAGGAACCGCGGCGATTCATCTGGCCCTGCGTCTGCTCGGCGTACAAAGCGGTGACATTGTATTCGCTCCTACCCTTACTTTTTCAGCTTCCTGTAACCCGATCGTTTATGAGAATGCAACGCCGGTATTCATTGATTCGGAGACAGAGACATGGAATATGTCGCCGGAAGCGCTGAGAAGAGCTTATGAGAAATATCCGGCTCCAAAAGCGGTCATAGTTGTACATTTGTATGGAACCCCTGCCAAACTGGATGAGATTATGGCAATCTGTAAAGAGCATGGAACGCCGGTTATCGAAGATGCCGCGGAATCTTTAAGCAGTACCTATAAGGGAAGACATACCGGAACGATAGGACAATTCGGTATTTATTCCTTCAATGGCAATAAGATTATTACTACCTCGGGAGGTGGGATGCTTGTATCGGAGGATGCGTCTCTTATAGAAAAGGCGCGGTTCTTGTCCACTCAGGCCAGAGATGCGGCAAGGCATTATCAACATTCCCAAATTGGCTTCAATTACCGTATGAGTAATGTGATCGCAGGGATTGGCAGAGGGCAGTTGCTGGCTCTGGAAGAACACAAGGCACTGAAAAAGGAAATTTATCAAACGTATAAAGACGCATTTGCAGATATTCCTGAGATTACGATGAATCCTCTTAATGTGGATGGAGATGCCAATTGCTGGCTCTCTTGTATGACGATTGCAGAAAGCAGCACAGTAACTCCGAATCAGGTGATGGATGCATTAGAGGCGGAAAACATCGAGTGCCGGCCAATATGGAAGCCTATGCATCTACAGCCGGTATTCCATGAGTGTGACTTTATGACAGATAAGGGGAGCGGCGAGTTTTCCAGTGTGTCGGAAGATATTTTCAACAGAGGTCTTTGCCTTCCTAGCGATATTAAGAATACACAGGAGGATATGGATAGAATTATCCGTATTGTGAGAAATCAAATATTAGGGGCAGACGTATGA
- a CDS encoding sugar transferase — MTIYGKFVKRILDFILSLLGIIVLSPLLLVLALLIRVKLGSPVLFKQERPGRGEKIFTLCKFRTMTGKKDESGKLLPDHMRLTKFGKLLRATSLDELPELFNILKGDMSIIGPRPLLISYLPYYTKEERLRHTVRPGLTGLAQVSGRNFIDWDSRFQKDVEYVRNLSFRMDMKVLWLTARAVFDRSDVAEDTNQAEGNLAEIRKQRLADTGSLERNVENG, encoded by the coding sequence ATGACGATATATGGGAAGTTCGTGAAGAGAATATTGGATTTTATACTGTCCCTTTTGGGTATTATAGTATTGAGTCCGTTGCTGCTTGTGCTTGCCCTTCTCATACGGGTCAAGCTTGGAAGTCCGGTGTTATTCAAGCAGGAAAGACCAGGGCGGGGTGAGAAGATATTCACCCTGTGTAAGTTCAGGACGATGACCGGTAAAAAGGATGAAAGTGGGAAACTTCTGCCGGACCATATGAGGTTGACGAAATTTGGGAAACTGCTTCGTGCCACGAGTTTGGACGAACTTCCCGAGTTATTCAATATACTGAAGGGGGATATGAGCATTATCGGCCCAAGGCCGCTTTTAATTTCTTATCTACCCTATTATACAAAAGAAGAAAGACTGCGTCATACGGTGCGCCCGGGATTGACGGGTCTCGCGCAGGTGAGCGGCAGGAACTTTATCGATTGGGACAGCCGATTCCAAAAGGACGTGGAGTATGTGAGAAACCTGTCGTTTCGTATGGATATGAAGGTATTGTGGCTAACGGCGCGTGCAGTATTTGACCGCAGCGATGTAGCGGAAGATACGAATCAGGCGGAGGGCAATCTGGCCGAAATAAGGAAACAGCGGCTTGCAGATACTGGGAGTCTTGAAAGGAACGTGGAAAACGGATGA
- a CDS encoding ATP-grasp domain-containing protein has product MNLLILSAGTRNKVVQYFKKELGGNGKVIATDCSNLAPAIYEADKFYIVPRITEPGYLDTLLDICKKENITGAFSLIDPELSLLAKEREKFIEVGTTPIISPYDLVEICFDKYKMYELLCEMHIPTGRCYMDKDAFHQARAKGEISYPVFVKPVKGSASLHINKVYGAEELDVLFDLYDDLMIQEFMDGTEYGADVYIDMLTGKCTSIFVKEKIKMRAGETDKAVSYKDEELFTLIEKFVERCGFCGMIDMDIFRIGDVYYISEVNPRFGGGYPHAHECGVNMPEQVIRNLSGESNPYAVGNYRPGICMMKYNEVMIKNLNDTEMGA; this is encoded by the coding sequence ATGAATTTATTGATTTTGAGTGCAGGAACACGAAATAAGGTCGTGCAATATTTTAAGAAGGAATTGGGAGGCAATGGAAAAGTCATAGCTACCGATTGTTCTAATCTGGCGCCGGCTATCTATGAGGCGGATAAATTCTATATTGTTCCGCGCATTACGGAGCCCGGTTATCTGGATACATTGCTCGACATTTGTAAGAAGGAGAATATAACAGGTGCATTTTCCCTGATTGACCCGGAATTGAGTTTACTGGCAAAGGAAAGAGAGAAGTTTATAGAGGTGGGAACAACCCCCATTATTTCTCCCTACGATTTGGTGGAAATCTGTTTTGATAAATATAAGATGTACGAACTGCTTTGTGAAATGCATATACCCACAGGAAGATGTTATATGGATAAGGACGCTTTTCACCAGGCGAGGGCAAAGGGAGAGATATCCTATCCGGTCTTCGTGAAGCCGGTAAAAGGCAGCGCCAGTCTTCATATTAACAAGGTGTACGGGGCAGAAGAGCTAGATGTTCTTTTCGATTTGTATGATGATTTGATGATACAGGAATTCATGGACGGTACAGAATATGGAGCCGACGTCTATATCGATATGCTGACTGGAAAGTGTACTTCGATTTTTGTAAAGGAAAAGATTAAGATGCGTGCCGGAGAAACGGATAAGGCGGTGTCGTATAAGGATGAGGAGCTCTTCACCCTTATAGAAAAGTTTGTGGAAAGATGTGGGTTCTGTGGTATGATAGATATGGATATTTTCCGAATTGGAGATGTGTATTATATCTCGGAGGTCAACCCCAGATTCGGCGGTGGTTATCCTCATGCACATGAATGCGGTGTGAATATGCCGGAGCAAGTTATCCGCAATTTAAGCGGAGAAAGCAATCCGTATGCGGTAGGGAATTATCGGCCTGGCATCTGCATGATGAAATATAATGAAGTGATGATAAAGAACTTAAATGATACAGAGATGGGAGCATAG
- a CDS encoding glycosyltransferase family 4 protein produces the protein MGTILILANSSGGLYDFRNELLVRLLEHHRVVISLPDQTKVKELREEGCEIIETPINRRGVNPKEDLKLLIAYRKLMKSIKPDMVITYTIKPNIYGGFACRMTKVPYITTITGLGGAFDKKGLFLKMIVHMYRAGLKKAECIFFQNDENRRIFEGYRIAGKKERRVNGSGVNLQRHYFEAYPGEGKTTFLFVGRVMKERGILEYLEAAVRLHQEDVEFAILGYCDEDYQEMLDEYAQKGIISQWGFHTEVHPYLAKANVIVVASFHEGMSNALIEAAATGRPVIASDISGCKEAFEEGVTGFGFTPGNADDLIRAMEKFLALSKEEQAHMGKAAREKMECEFDRKSVIDAYISEINEQLLYHS, from the coding sequence ATGGGGACGATATTGATTTTGGCTAATTCCTCAGGAGGATTGTATGATTTTCGCAATGAATTGCTCGTCCGATTATTAGAGCATCATAGAGTGGTCATCAGTCTTCCTGATCAGACAAAAGTGAAGGAACTGCGAGAAGAAGGCTGTGAAATTATAGAGACTCCTATCAATCGCAGAGGAGTGAATCCTAAAGAAGATCTCAAACTTCTTATAGCTTACCGAAAGCTTATGAAAAGTATAAAGCCTGATATGGTCATTACTTATACGATAAAACCGAACATATATGGCGGCTTTGCCTGCAGAATGACGAAGGTGCCTTACATTACGACCATAACAGGGCTTGGAGGTGCTTTTGACAAAAAGGGATTGTTTCTTAAAATGATTGTCCATATGTACCGGGCAGGCCTGAAAAAAGCGGAGTGCATCTTCTTTCAAAATGATGAAAACAGGCGTATTTTTGAAGGATATCGGATAGCCGGCAAGAAAGAACGTAGAGTGAACGGCTCAGGAGTGAATCTACAGAGACATTATTTCGAAGCATATCCCGGGGAGGGTAAGACAACCTTTCTTTTTGTCGGGAGAGTGATGAAAGAGCGAGGTATTTTAGAATATTTAGAAGCTGCTGTACGGCTTCATCAGGAGGATGTGGAATTCGCAATCTTAGGCTATTGCGATGAAGATTATCAGGAAATGCTGGATGAATATGCACAAAAGGGCATTATCAGCCAATGGGGCTTCCACACAGAGGTGCATCCTTATCTTGCGAAAGCAAATGTGATTGTAGTGGCTTCCTTCCACGAAGGAATGTCAAATGCTCTGATTGAAGCCGCTGCTACCGGACGTCCGGTTATCGCATCGGATATTAGCGGGTGTAAGGAAGCCTTTGAAGAAGGTGTGACCGGCTTCGGGTTTACGCCGGGGAATGCCGATGATTTGATTCGTGCCATGGAGAAGTTCCTTGCGCTTTCGAAAGAAGAGCAGGCACATATGGGGAAAGCAGCCCGGGAAAAAATGGAATGTGAGTTTGACAGAAAATCTGTCATTGATGCTTATATCAGCGAGATTAATGAACAATTACTATACCACTCATAA